Proteins co-encoded in one Acidobacteriota bacterium genomic window:
- a CDS encoding MBL fold metallo-hydrolase, with protein MRFTILGSGSTGNAVLISSETTNVLVDAGMSAREIVKRLAEVGVSPDKLDGIMVTHEHGDHIGGLRVLMSAVNCPVYISRITEDAFYDTKAGGQNGDSESSKRRSALKDRTQEIESTREFRIGDIDFEPFSVPHDAVDNFGFIAKKDGVKVATLMDFGHISMLIKEKLTGCDAIVVESNHSRDMLRACSVYTWDLKQRIMSNTGHLSNEDLSDWLTNDFDGRARHIVLAHLSQRANEPNLARITAEIALQMRPPLFRAETKISLSQPKSPTDWFEL; from the coding sequence ATGAGATTTACGATTCTTGGCAGCGGTTCGACCGGTAATGCGGTACTGATCTCGAGCGAAACGACGAACGTGCTCGTGGATGCTGGCATGAGTGCGCGTGAGATCGTGAAGCGGCTTGCTGAGGTTGGCGTTTCTCCGGATAAACTGGACGGCATCATGGTCACCCACGAGCACGGCGATCACATCGGCGGGCTACGCGTTTTGATGAGCGCGGTGAACTGCCCGGTCTATATATCGCGTATTACAGAGGATGCCTTTTACGACACGAAGGCCGGTGGCCAGAACGGCGACAGCGAGTCCTCAAAACGCCGTTCTGCTCTCAAAGACCGAACCCAGGAGATCGAATCGACCCGCGAATTCCGCATCGGCGACATAGATTTCGAACCATTCAGCGTGCCCCACGATGCGGTGGATAATTTTGGCTTTATCGCGAAAAAGGACGGTGTAAAGGTAGCGACGTTGATGGATTTCGGTCATATCTCGATGCTGATAAAGGAAAAACTAACGGGCTGTGATGCGATCGTCGTTGAATCGAACCACAGCCGGGATATGCTCAGGGCTTGCTCTGTTTACACTTGGGATCTCAAGCAAAGGATCATGTCCAACACGGGCCACCTCTCAAACGAAGACCTTTCCGATTGGCTTACAAACGATTTCGACGGGCGTGCACGCCACATAGTCCTCGCTCACCTTTCACAGCGTGCGAATGAACCAAATCTTGCCCGCATAACCGCCGAGATCGCCCTCCAAATGAGGCCGCCGCTTTTTAGAGCCGAGACAAAAATATCTCTCTCGCAACCAAAGAGCCCGACGGATTGGTTTGAGTTATAG
- a CDS encoding VanZ family protein translates to MTKIQDIYGRVLLSAYAPLLLWLGVIFFLSTGSGSSTETSRIIGPLIAFFFPSADEAFIQIVHAAVRKTAHVTEYAILASLAARAFLTSSIVWLSKYWALWAILLVAVAASIDEFNQSFNVQRTGSPMDTLLDISGGLLALTLIWMIRKRKRPTN, encoded by the coding sequence GTGACTAAAATTCAGGATATTTATGGGCGCGTACTGCTTTCTGCTTACGCGCCTCTCTTATTATGGCTCGGCGTGATTTTTTTCCTGTCGACCGGCAGCGGCTCATCGACGGAGACATCCCGGATCATCGGACCATTGATCGCGTTCTTTTTTCCTTCTGCGGACGAAGCTTTTATTCAGATCGTCCACGCGGCGGTACGAAAGACCGCGCACGTAACGGAATACGCGATCCTCGCCTCGCTTGCGGCACGGGCATTCCTAACTTCATCGATCGTGTGGCTCAGCAAATACTGGGCATTGTGGGCAATTCTGCTGGTTGCTGTCGCTGCCTCGATCGACGAATTCAATCAGAGCTTTAATGTCCAACGCACGGGATCTCCGATGGATACACTGCTGGATATTTCGGGCGGCTTGTTGGCACTTACGCTGATCTGGATGATTCGCAAGAGAAAGCGGCCGACAAATTAG
- the rimM gene encoding 16S rRNA processing protein RimM: MEELVSIANIVRTRGLKGEVVADLLTDFPERFDALVDVIGVRENGERLELKIEKFWFQNGRVILKFAGFDTIEQGEALRNVEICVPESDAVELDDGEYFDWELEGCKVETIDGTNIGEVRELMRTGGTELLVVTGESKEYLIPFAETICVDVDVENKLIKIDPPEGLLEF; the protein is encoded by the coding sequence ATGGAAGAACTTGTTTCGATCGCCAACATCGTCAGAACCCGCGGCCTAAAAGGCGAGGTTGTGGCAGATCTGCTGACCGATTTTCCAGAGCGCTTTGACGCTCTGGTCGATGTGATAGGCGTTCGCGAAAACGGCGAGCGGCTCGAATTGAAAATTGAAAAGTTTTGGTTCCAGAACGGCCGCGTGATCCTGAAATTCGCTGGATTCGACACGATCGAACAAGGCGAAGCGCTCAGAAACGTCGAGATCTGCGTACCTGAGTCAGATGCGGTCGAGCTTGACGACGGCGAGTATTTCGACTGGGAACTCGAGGGCTGTAAGGTCGAAACGATCGATGGAACCAATATCGGCGAGGTTCGGGAATTAATGCGAACCGGCGGCACGGAGCTTCTCGTCGTCACAGGTGAGTCAAAAGAGTACTTGATCCCATTTGCGGAGACCATCTGTGTTGACGTCGATGTCGAGAATAAGTTGATAAAGATCGACCCGCCGGAAGGACTTCTTGAATTTTAG
- the rplS gene encoding 50S ribosomal protein L19, which translates to MNRLDFVEKTQLKDNVPTFQPGDTLRVSVRIKEGNKERLQAFEGICIAIKHGGVRETVTVRKVSFGVGVERIFPLHATVIDHIDVIRRGKVRRAKLYYLRDLRGKAARIKERDTRAKKVQPGK; encoded by the coding sequence ATGAACAGACTAGATTTTGTCGAAAAGACACAACTCAAAGATAACGTACCAACATTTCAGCCAGGCGACACGCTTCGCGTAAGCGTTCGCATTAAGGAAGGCAACAAGGAACGCCTCCAGGCTTTCGAGGGCATCTGCATCGCCATTAAACACGGCGGCGTCCGCGAAACCGTCACTGTCCGCAAGGTCAGCTTCGGCGTGGGAGTCGAACGTATTTTCCCGCTGCACGCGACCGTCATCGATCACATCGACGTGATCCGCCGTGGTAAGGTACGCCGTGCTAAGCTTTATTACCTGCGTGACCTTCGCGGTAAGGCAGCTCGTATCAAGGAACGCGATACACGCGCTAAGAAAGTACAGCCGGGCAAGTAG
- a CDS encoding KH domain-containing protein, protein MKEAVERIIKALVGEPDAVEVSESGDGKNVRIAVRVAESDMGRIIGREGRTIKAIRSILFIAGQKQNKRFQLDLVED, encoded by the coding sequence ATGAAAGAAGCTGTCGAAAGAATCATCAAAGCGCTCGTTGGCGAGCCCGATGCCGTTGAGGTTTCGGAGAGCGGCGACGGGAAAAACGTGCGCATCGCGGTGCGTGTTGCGGAATCCGACATGGGCCGCATCATCGGCCGCGAGGGCCGTACGATAAAAGCGATCCGCAGCATTCTTTTCATCGCCGGGCAAAAACAGAACAAGCGATTTCAGCTCGATCTGGTCGAAGATTAG
- a CDS encoding ribonuclease HII: protein MRNAGKSDLGKAYGSDSRVSLFDNFEVSGIGLVFEEQAWAEGYKLVAGLDEVGRGCLAGPVVTAACILDPNKSLPEGLDDSKKLSEAVRYEIAARLKADCIAFSIGQIEAEEIDRINILEATKQAMLNAVASLTPEPDFLLIDALYLKRSPLPQKSIIKGDSISASIAAASILAKTYRDDLMKAYDTEYPQYGFAGHKGYGAATHLEALRIHGPCILHRKTFRGVLPGTQPPSAATLVPPA, encoded by the coding sequence ATGCGAAACGCGGGAAAATCGGATCTAGGCAAAGCGTATGGATCGGATTCCCGCGTTTCGCTCTTTGATAATTTCGAGGTTTCAGGCATCGGACTCGTTTTTGAGGAACAGGCTTGGGCCGAAGGCTATAAGCTTGTTGCGGGGCTCGATGAGGTTGGCCGCGGATGCCTTGCCGGCCCGGTCGTTACGGCCGCATGTATTCTTGATCCAAATAAATCGTTACCCGAGGGCCTCGACGATTCAAAAAAGCTTTCGGAAGCCGTCCGCTACGAGATCGCCGCGCGGCTAAAGGCGGACTGCATAGCCTTCTCCATTGGCCAGATCGAGGCAGAGGAGATCGACCGGATCAACATTCTCGAAGCAACAAAACAAGCGATGCTCAATGCTGTCGCCTCACTCACACCAGAGCCGGATTTCCTTCTCATAGACGCACTCTATCTGAAACGGTCGCCGCTGCCGCAAAAGTCCATTATCAAAGGCGACTCGATCTCAGCATCTATCGCCGCCGCATCGATCCTCGCAAAAACATACCGCGACGATCTGATGAAGGCCTACGATACGGAATACCCGCAATACGGTTTCGCGGGCCACAAAGGGTACGGAGCTGCGACGCATCTCGAAGCTCTCAGAATCCACGGCCCATGCATTCTCCACCGCAAAACCTTTCGCGGCGTCCTGCCGGGAACGCAGCCGCCCTCGGCTGCAACGCTGGTTCCTCCAGCGTGA
- a CDS encoding SPFH domain-containing protein: MSIFDKVKEAALNQFIEVIEWLDNTGDTMVYRFPVAGQEIKNGAQLIVRESQAAVFVFEGQVADVFTPGKYEIDGGNTPILSKLGAWKFGFNSPFKSEVYFVNTKQFTDMKWGTSNPIMLRDADFGIVQLRAFGAYSMRVASPGDFIKEIAGTNAHFSTDDIEGQLKRAIVTEFSDAIGELKIPALDLASQYKEIGDKIRGMINVDFGSYGLEVTKFYVENVSVPQEVQDAINKRAAMGAIGNVDQYMKFQAADALRDAAQNEGGGAGLGAGLGAGFAVGNQMVNAFAPQGGGAGGQQTSAPVAATVACPTCSKANAAGVKFCSECGGKMEIAQVPCVKCGANLREGAKFCSECGSSQEKARCGSCQFELAAGAKFCPECGTKTEAS, from the coding sequence ATGAGTATTTTCGACAAGGTTAAAGAGGCGGCATTAAATCAGTTCATCGAGGTCATCGAGTGGCTTGATAATACGGGCGATACGATGGTCTATCGCTTTCCGGTCGCGGGCCAGGAGATCAAGAACGGCGCACAGCTGATCGTCCGCGAATCGCAGGCTGCGGTCTTCGTTTTTGAGGGCCAAGTTGCTGACGTTTTCACGCCCGGCAAATACGAGATCGATGGCGGCAACACGCCGATCCTGTCGAAGCTCGGGGCTTGGAAATTCGGCTTCAATTCTCCTTTCAAATCGGAAGTTTATTTCGTTAATACTAAGCAGTTCACTGATATGAAATGGGGCACGTCGAACCCGATCATGCTCCGCGACGCGGATTTTGGCATCGTGCAGCTGCGTGCTTTTGGTGCCTACAGCATGCGAGTAGCAAGCCCGGGCGATTTTATTAAAGAGATCGCCGGAACAAATGCCCATTTCAGCACTGACGATATCGAGGGCCAGCTCAAACGTGCGATCGTCACTGAATTCTCAGACGCGATCGGCGAACTAAAGATCCCGGCACTTGATCTTGCGTCTCAATACAAAGAGATCGGCGACAAGATCCGGGGAATGATCAATGTTGACTTTGGGTCATATGGCCTTGAGGTTACGAAGTTTTATGTCGAGAATGTCAGCGTACCGCAAGAGGTTCAGGACGCGATCAACAAGCGGGCCGCAATGGGCGCGATCGGCAACGTCGATCAATATATGAAGTTCCAGGCTGCTGACGCACTTCGCGATGCGGCACAGAACGAGGGCGGCGGTGCCGGCCTAGGTGCGGGATTGGGTGCGGGATTTGCTGTCGGAAATCAGATGGTCAATGCCTTCGCCCCGCAGGGCGGCGGTGCTGGCGGGCAACAGACCTCTGCTCCGGTCGCTGCCACAGTTGCATGCCCAACCTGTAGCAAGGCAAACGCTGCCGGCGTGAAATTCTGCTCAGAATGCGGCGGCAAGATGGAGATCGCCCAGGTACCATGCGTCAAATGCGGAGCAAATCTTCGCGAAGGCGCGAAATTCTGCTCAGAATGCGGCTCGTCGCAGGAAAAAGCAAGATGCGGCAGCTGCCAGTTCGAACTCGCAGCCGGAGCCAAATTCTGCCCTGAATGCGGAACAAAGACCGAAGCAAGCTAA
- a CDS encoding Trm112 family protein yields the protein MAISPELLEILRCPKCKSEVKIDDAQTRLKCVNPECSLVYPIRDEIPVMLVDEATVEK from the coding sequence ATGGCTATCAGCCCCGAACTTCTCGAGATCCTTCGCTGCCCCAAATGTAAATCAGAGGTTAAGATCGACGACGCCCAAACGCGTCTGAAGTGCGTAAACCCGGAATGCAGCCTCGTCTACCCGATCCGCGACGAGATCCCCGTCATGCTCGTCGACGAAGCGACGGTCGAGAAATAA
- the ffh gene encoding signal recognition particle protein — MFESLSDKLKKSLKNLRGQGTLTPEHVDAALREIRMALLEADVNYKVAKDFVDAVRVKAEGQEVWQDLKPHEQVVKIVYDELSELMGGTSSRLVFTKQTPNVVMIVGLQGSGKTTSTGKISRWLADNQERKPLLVSVDVYRPAAREQLKVVANAVGVAVYEAKETSDPMTIVRGAVKHATEFGFDTLMIDTAGRLHIDDDLMVELEQIKAETKPVEVLFVADAMTGQDAVRSAEVFHERVGITGVVLTKMDGDARGGAALSIKQVIGQPVKFVGVGEKYDAIEPFYPDRIAQRILGMGDVLSLIEEVQGKIDEKEAQEQLRKMTTNQFSLEDFRNQLGQFKKLGSMSKLMKMLPEQLTGGMQITDEQSAVVDHQMQRTEAIIGSMTKLERNNHKVIDASRKTRIAKGSGSTIAEVNQLIRQYEQMKKMMSQMSRGSGMFGGLGKKMMGGLAGGLGGLLGGGGDMGLDDDDFGGNNGNAGGNANESLSQRIKKKKRHKKRR, encoded by the coding sequence ATGTTTGAGTCGTTATCCGACAAACTGAAGAAATCGCTGAAGAATCTGCGTGGCCAGGGTACCTTGACGCCTGAGCATGTGGATGCGGCTTTGCGCGAGATACGGATGGCTCTGCTTGAGGCAGACGTTAACTACAAGGTCGCGAAGGATTTTGTCGATGCGGTTCGCGTAAAGGCTGAGGGACAAGAGGTTTGGCAGGACCTGAAGCCGCACGAGCAGGTCGTTAAGATCGTCTATGACGAACTGAGCGAACTGATGGGCGGCACTTCGTCGCGGCTTGTTTTCACCAAACAAACGCCGAACGTCGTGATGATCGTCGGTCTACAAGGTTCGGGTAAAACGACCTCGACCGGTAAGATCTCGCGTTGGCTCGCGGACAACCAGGAACGCAAGCCTTTGCTCGTCTCCGTTGACGTTTACCGTCCGGCGGCTCGTGAGCAGTTGAAGGTTGTGGCTAATGCCGTCGGCGTAGCGGTTTACGAGGCGAAAGAGACTTCGGATCCGATGACGATCGTTCGCGGTGCTGTGAAACATGCGACCGAATTCGGCTTTGACACGCTGATGATCGACACGGCCGGGCGTCTGCATATCGACGACGACCTGATGGTCGAGCTCGAGCAGATCAAGGCTGAGACGAAACCGGTCGAAGTGCTGTTTGTCGCTGATGCGATGACGGGGCAGGATGCTGTTCGTTCGGCCGAGGTTTTTCACGAACGAGTCGGTATCACCGGCGTTGTCCTAACCAAGATGGACGGCGATGCTCGCGGCGGTGCGGCACTTTCGATCAAGCAGGTCATCGGCCAGCCGGTGAAGTTTGTCGGTGTCGGCGAAAAATACGACGCGATCGAGCCATTTTATCCCGATCGCATTGCCCAGCGAATCTTGGGAATGGGCGATGTTCTGAGCCTCATCGAGGAAGTTCAGGGCAAGATCGACGAAAAAGAAGCGCAAGAGCAGTTGCGGAAAATGACGACGAATCAGTTTTCGCTCGAAGATTTTCGCAATCAGCTTGGACAGTTCAAAAAGCTCGGCTCGATGTCAAAATTGATGAAGATGCTGCCCGAGCAGCTCACCGGCGGCATGCAGATCACCGACGAGCAATCAGCCGTCGTTGATCATCAGATGCAGCGTACCGAAGCGATCATCGGCTCGATGACCAAGCTCGAACGCAATAATCACAAGGTCATCGACGCGAGTCGCAAAACGCGTATAGCAAAAGGCAGCGGCTCAACCATAGCTGAGGTCAACCAGCTCATCCGCCAGTACGAGCAGATGAAAAAGATGATGTCGCAGATGAGTCGCGGAAGCGGAATGTTTGGCGGTTTGGGTAAGAAAATGATGGGCGGCTTGGCTGGCGGGCTTGGCGGTCTGCTAGGCGGAGGCGGCGACATGGGCCTCGATGATGACGATTTTGGCGGCAATAACGGCAATGCGGGTGGCAATGCAAACGAATCCTTGTCGCAGAGAATTAAGAAGAAAAAGAGACACAAGAAACGGAGATAG
- the rpsP gene encoding 30S ribosomal protein S16, with product MMLAISLMRMGAKGKPFYRLVVKEKRSKRDGKYLENVGTYNPMLNPAEVILKHDRISYWIGVGAQPTDTVKSLIKNNPAEAAVAE from the coding sequence ATTATGTTAGCAATTAGTTTAATGAGAATGGGCGCTAAAGGGAAACCGTTTTATCGCCTCGTGGTAAAGGAAAAACGCAGCAAACGCGATGGCAAGTATCTCGAAAACGTAGGTACTTACAACCCGATGCTGAACCCGGCAGAGGTCATTTTGAAGCATGACCGCATCAGCTACTGGATCGGTGTCGGCGCACAGCCAACCGATACTGTTAAAAGCCTGATCAAGAACAACCCGGCTGAAGCAGCAGTCGCAGAATAG
- a CDS encoding glycosyltransferase family 9 protein, which produces MGNSEIDWSNVKRILVVKLRSIGDTVLATPSLIALRRFVPNAQIDILLEDWVAPLIEGHDAIDNVISVGKSSPERLKVAQQLRRQNYDVAFNLHGGTTATFFTAASRAKHRVGFADYQYSFLYNHLLSSASDFWKSEFTHSAEQQLALIGFVGVPVEDRPKTRLVVNEKVAAQVRTACVSGRNEAKGFALIHPASAFVTKQWPTESFAKTAEFLVAKSLNVFAVAGKNETAILDKLKKLSNVPITTFNDLSLPEITALASQAKIFVGNDSGIAHIVAAVGTPSVVVFGSSNRNHWRPWTDAPSDIVYEEFACQPCPGYECKEFGEPKCILSVRPKAVFSALSRLLS; this is translated from the coding sequence ATGGGAAACAGCGAGATCGACTGGAGCAATGTAAAACGCATTCTCGTCGTAAAGCTCCGATCTATCGGCGACACCGTGCTCGCCACACCGTCGCTGATCGCTCTCCGGCGATTCGTACCTAACGCTCAAATAGATATCCTGCTCGAAGACTGGGTTGCTCCCCTTATCGAAGGCCACGATGCGATCGATAACGTCATCAGCGTCGGTAAAAGTTCGCCCGAACGCCTAAAGGTTGCACAACAGCTACGCCGCCAAAATTACGACGTGGCATTTAACCTCCATGGCGGCACGACGGCAACATTCTTCACGGCCGCCTCGCGTGCAAAGCATCGAGTCGGCTTTGCTGATTACCAATACTCATTCCTCTACAACCACCTTCTCTCATCAGCGTCCGATTTTTGGAAAAGCGAATTCACTCACTCGGCAGAACAGCAGCTGGCGTTGATAGGATTTGTCGGTGTTCCGGTCGAAGATCGGCCAAAAACACGCCTTGTCGTGAACGAAAAAGTTGCCGCCCAAGTCAGAACCGCCTGCGTAAGCGGGCGGAACGAAGCCAAGGGTTTTGCTCTTATCCACCCCGCAAGTGCCTTCGTTACCAAGCAATGGCCGACCGAAAGCTTCGCAAAAACCGCCGAATTCCTTGTTGCCAAAAGCCTGAACGTATTTGCCGTCGCGGGAAAAAATGAAACAGCGATTCTCGACAAATTAAAAAAACTTTCCAACGTTCCGATCACAACATTCAACGATCTATCGCTCCCGGAAATAACGGCACTTGCCTCTCAAGCAAAGATCTTCGTCGGCAACGACTCCGGCATCGCTCACATTGTCGCCGCTGTCGGAACACCATCGGTAGTTGTATTCGGATCATCGAACCGCAACCACTGGCGTCCGTGGACCGACGCACCGAGCGACATCGTCTACGAAGAGTTCGCCTGCCAGCCTTGTCCGGGCTATGAATGCAAGGAATTTGGCGAGCCGAAATGTATACTCTCAGTTCGTCCGAAGGCCGTATTTTCGGCGCTATCACGCCTACTTTCGTAG
- the trmD gene encoding tRNA (guanosine(37)-N1)-methyltransferase TrmD yields MKIDVLTIFPEFFDAVFDFGIIRRAKLADIVEIDVADLREFTTDKHRMVDDRPFGGGDGMVLKPEPIFAAVENLIGTSDREAYPSGTHVVLLSPQGKPFIQADAQRFADEAKHVVFICGRYEGVDERVNETLVTDEISIGDYVLSGGEPAAIVIVDSIVRLLPDALGSETSAANDSFSDGLLDCPHYTRPAEFRGMTVPEVLLNGNHAEIEKWRREKALEKTRSIRKDLLTGENGEM; encoded by the coding sequence ATGAAGATCGATGTTTTGACAATTTTTCCCGAGTTCTTCGACGCTGTCTTTGATTTTGGAATTATTCGCCGGGCTAAGCTCGCAGATATCGTCGAGATAGACGTTGCCGACTTACGTGAGTTTACGACGGACAAGCACAGGATGGTCGATGATCGGCCTTTTGGCGGTGGCGATGGGATGGTTTTGAAACCGGAACCGATATTCGCCGCAGTTGAAAATTTGATAGGAACGAGCGATCGCGAAGCGTATCCATCAGGAACGCACGTCGTGCTCCTCTCGCCGCAAGGGAAGCCTTTCATTCAGGCGGACGCTCAACGTTTTGCTGACGAAGCAAAGCATGTCGTTTTCATCTGCGGCCGCTACGAAGGTGTAGACGAGCGAGTGAATGAGACACTCGTGACGGATGAGATATCGATCGGCGACTATGTTTTGTCAGGTGGCGAACCCGCAGCGATCGTGATCGTCGACAGCATCGTCAGGCTTTTGCCGGATGCGTTGGGAAGCGAGACTTCGGCCGCGAACGACTCATTCTCAGATGGTTTGCTTGACTGCCCGCACTATACGCGGCCAGCTGAGTTTCGTGGGATGACAGTTCCCGAGGTTTTATTGAACGGCAATCATGCCGAAATTGAGAAATGGCGTCGTGAAAAGGCGCTGGAAAAAACCAGATCTATTAGAAAAGATCTATTAACAGGAGAAAATGGTGAAATGTAG
- the atpG gene encoding ATP synthase F1 subunit gamma: MASLLDMRRRIKSVKNTQQITKAMKMVAAAKLKRAQDRVTASRPFATKMSDVLGALSSKVAGEFSHPLLDERGDEKYLIVLVSADKGLAGAINANVIKETQAFLKSNAGKETSMVTVGRKGRDFFKRRQAVILDEYVGVMGGQVKYSDAADIAAKVIKTFTEDTSIDKVFVVFTEFKTVLTQKPLVQQLLPLTRTAENSEGETAAEAEYIYEQPPAEIFGKLLPKQVETQIYRGMIETIASFFGSQMTAMDSASKNAGELIDTLTLNMNRIRQAAITKEIIEVVSGAAAA, translated from the coding sequence ATGGCAAGTCTTCTGGACATGCGCCGACGTATCAAGTCGGTCAAGAATACACAACAGATCACCAAAGCGATGAAGATGGTCGCGGCGGCGAAACTGAAGCGTGCGCAGGATCGCGTGACCGCTTCTCGTCCGTTTGCGACCAAGATGTCGGACGTGCTGGGTGCGTTGAGTTCAAAGGTCGCGGGTGAATTTTCGCATCCGCTGCTTGACGAACGCGGTGATGAAAAATACCTCATCGTCCTCGTAAGTGCCGACAAAGGCCTCGCCGGTGCCATCAATGCCAACGTTATCAAGGAGACGCAGGCTTTCCTAAAATCGAACGCGGGCAAGGAAACATCGATGGTCACCGTGGGCCGCAAAGGACGTGATTTCTTCAAACGCCGCCAGGCCGTGATCCTCGACGAATACGTCGGTGTGATGGGCGGTCAGGTCAAATACTCGGATGCTGCCGATATCGCTGCCAAGGTGATCAAGACGTTTACCGAGGACACATCGATCGACAAGGTTTTTGTTGTCTTCACAGAATTCAAAACCGTCCTGACGCAGAAACCTCTTGTTCAGCAGCTTTTGCCTCTGACCAGAACGGCTGAGAATTCCGAAGGCGAAACCGCGGCTGAGGCTGAATATATCTACGAGCAGCCGCCTGCCGAAATATTCGGTAAATTGCTGCCAAAACAGGTTGAAACGCAGATCTACCGCGGAATGATCGAGACGATCGCATCGTTCTTTGGCTCGCAGATGACCGCTATGGATTCGGCATCAAAGAATGCCGGAGAGTTAATTGATACTTTGACCCTAAACATGAACCGCATCCGTCAAGCGGCGATCACCAAAGAAATTATTGAAGTCGTCTCCGGAGCAGCCGCAGCTTAG
- a CDS encoding F0F1 ATP synthase subunit alpha yields MESIKASEINEIIRAQIENFDASMTVNEVGTVIKVGDGLAEIYGLEKVMAGELLEFPYGVRGLALNLEEDKVGCVLFGDFQKIKEGDEAKRTKRIMSVPVGDAMIGRVVDALGNPIDGKGEIITDTYFPVEQIAPGIIDRQPVKEPLQTGLKAIDSMVPVGRGQRELIIGDRQTGKTAVAIDTIINQKGKDVICVYVAIGQKASTVAQVRQKLEEFGAMDYTIIVNASASDPAAMQFLAPYSGCAMGEYFRDNGRHALTIYDDLSKQAAAYREISLLLRRPPGREAYPGDVFYLHSRLLERAAKMSDKRGGGSLTSLPIIETQAGDISAYIPTNVISITDGQIFLESDLFNSGVRPAINVGNSVSRVGGSAQIKAMKQVAGTLRIDLAQFRELAAFAQFGSDLDKSTQAQLERGRRLTEILKQPQYKPMDVVEQVLIIWTVSNGLADDIEVSDLKRFEEELTKFAEESHPGVLNTLREKKSIDDDLKAAMKEAVEDFKATRWATAASAAA; encoded by the coding sequence ATGGAATCAATTAAAGCTAGCGAGATCAACGAGATCATTCGTGCACAGATCGAGAATTTTGATGCATCGATGACGGTCAACGAAGTCGGGACCGTCATCAAGGTCGGCGACGGTCTTGCCGAGATCTATGGCCTGGAAAAGGTCATGGCCGGCGAGCTGCTGGAATTCCCGTACGGAGTTCGCGGCCTCGCCCTTAATCTTGAGGAAGACAAGGTCGGCTGTGTGCTTTTCGGAGATTTTCAGAAGATCAAAGAGGGCGACGAAGCCAAGCGTACCAAGCGCATCATGAGCGTTCCGGTCGGCGACGCGATGATCGGCCGTGTGGTCGATGCTCTCGGTAACCCGATCGACGGTAAAGGCGAGATCATCACGGACACGTACTTTCCGGTCGAGCAGATCGCTCCCGGAATTATCGACCGTCAGCCGGTTAAAGAACCGCTTCAGACCGGTCTGAAAGCTATCGATTCGATGGTTCCCGTTGGCCGCGGCCAGCGTGAGTTGATCATCGGGGACCGCCAGACGGGTAAAACCGCCGTTGCCATCGACACGATCATCAACCAGAAGGGCAAAGACGTGATCTGCGTTTACGTAGCGATCGGACAGAAAGCGTCCACCGTTGCTCAGGTTCGTCAGAAGCTCGAAGAGTTTGGTGCGATGGATTACACCATCATCGTCAACGCTTCGGCGTCCGATCCGGCGGCTATGCAGTTCCTGGCTCCGTATTCGGGCTGTGCGATGGGCGAATATTTCCGCGACAACGGCCGCCACGCTCTGACGATCTACGACGATCTTTCGAAACAGGCTGCTGCGTACCGCGAAATTTCGCTTCTGCTTCGTCGTCCTCCGGGCCGCGAAGCTTATCCTGGCGACGTTTTCTACTTACACTCACGCCTGCTCGAGCGCGCCGCCAAGATGTCGGACAAACGCGGCGGCGGTTCACTGACCTCGCTTCCGATCATCGAAACGCAGGCAGGCGATATCTCGGCGTACATTCCGACCAACGTGATCTCGATCACCGACGGCCAGATCTTCCTCGAGAGCGATCTGTTCAACTCGGGCGTCCGTCCGGCTATCAACGTAGGAAACTCAGTTTCCCGTGTGGGCGGTTCAGCACAGATCAAGGCCATGAAGCAGGTCGCCGGTACGCTGCGTATCGATCTCGCACAGTTTCGCGAGCTCGCGGCTTTCGCCCAGTTTGGCTCGGATCTCGACAAATCAACTCAGGCTCAGCTCGAGCGAGGCCGTCGTCTTACCGAGATCCTCAAGCAGCCTCAGTATAAGCCGATGGACGTCGTTGAACAGGTTCTCATCATCTGGACAGTGTCCAATGGCCTGGCAGACGATATCGAAGTCTCTGACCTCAAGCGTTTCGAAGAGGAATTGACGAAGTTTGCCGAGGAATCGCATCCGGGCGTTTTGAACACGCTCCGCGAGAAAAAATCGATCGACGACGATCTGAAAGCGGCGATGAAGGAAGCGGTTGAAGATTTCAAAGCGACCCGTTGGGCAACGGCAGCAAGTGCTGCGGCTTAG